One genomic region from Cucumis melo cultivar AY chromosome 9, USDA_Cmelo_AY_1.0, whole genome shotgun sequence encodes:
- the LOC103501640 gene encoding actin-depolymerizing factor 2 isoform X2 yields MANAASGMAVHDDCKLRFLDLKAKRTYRFIVFKIEEKQKQVVVEKLGEPSESYEDFTASLPADECRYAVYDFDFVTEENCQKSRIIFIAWSPDTSKVRSKMIYASSKDRFKRELDGIQVELQATDPTEMGLDVIRSRSG; encoded by the exons ATG GCAAATGCAGCATCAGGGATGGCTGTGCATGATGATTGCAAACTTAGGTTTCTGGATTTGAAGGCAAAAAGAACCTACCGTTTTATAGTTTTCAAGATTGAAGAGAAGCAGAAGCAGGTTGTGGTGGAAAAGCTTGGTGAGCCGTCTGAAAGTTATGAGGACTTCACTGCCAGCCTCCCTGCTGACGAATGCCGATACGCAGTCTATGATTTTGATTTTGTCACTGAAGAGAATTGCCAAAAGAGCAGGATTATATTCATTGCATG GTCACCTGATACATCAAAGGTGAGAAGCAAGATGATTTATGCAAGTTCCAAGGATAGGTTCAAGAGGGAGTTAGACGGCATTCAAGTGGAGTTACAAGCAACTGATCCTACTGAGATGGGACTTGATGTTATCAGAAGTCGGTCCGGCTGA
- the LOC103501639 gene encoding elongator complex protein 1, translated as MNNLKLYSESSLKLELQTNGEVIQFSAFDIERNRLFFLSSANFVYTTQLTSFHNERMKSVAMLPAEVHPIDVETGDYVTSFDYLMEKEALIMGTRNGVLLLFSVDGNGTEIVGMVEGGVKRISPSPDGDLLCIISGLRQILVMTHDWDLMYENTLEDFPEGEPNFSEQNDFEGSISWRGDGKYFVTLSDVETSNSALKKLKIWERDGGSLHASSEVKTFVGGVLEWMPSGAKIAAVYDKKSESECPTVVFFERNGLERSSFCINERIGAKVELLKWNCSSDLLAGIVRCESYDSVKIWFFSNNHWYLKHEIRYSKKDVVRFVWDPTRPLQLFCWTVSGQITMHNFTWNSSLMDNSTALVIDDSKILVTPLSLSLMPPPLYLFSLKFSCPVRDVAFFSKNSKNCLAALLSDGLLSTVEFPAVDVWEELEGKEFNVEASTSESTFGSFQHIVWLDLHKLLVVSHYGSDDYNYVSQGSPNEEPFGFCLLEIDLKSPKDHVLGLPTCSGWGARISNRKFIEGPVICVASNPAENCSAFVQLSGGKVLKYVSRSGFPGEFLKQEDKRFSSSCPWMSVALVDNNGLLKPLLFGLDDVGRLHLNGMVVCNNCSGFSFYSNLGDQITTHLVLATKQDMLCILDIPDVLHEKIEEKYNFFQASSKCKEEENRNFIYIWEKSAKIVGVLHGDAAAVILQTARGNLECIYPRKLVMASITNALIQGRFRDALLMVRRHRIDFNVVVDYCGLQAFIQSAAEFVKQVNNFNYITEFVCAIKNNDVTKTLYKNFISSSCTDDNKIGAPRESKDSCVKTKVSMVLLAIRKAVEEHMMESPARELCILTTLARSDPPALEEALERIKVIREIELLNSDDPRRTSYPSSEEALKHLLWLSDPDAVFETALGLYDLKLAAIVAINSQRDPKEFIPYLQELEKMPFPLMCYNVDLRLSRFEKALKHIVSAGEDHFSDCINLMKKNPQLFSLGLQLITDAKRKLVLEAWGDYLSDVKCFEDAAETYLCCSNLEKALKSYRASGNWSQVFIVAGFLKMREDEIFQLAHELCEELQAIGKPGEAAKIALEYCGDINRGMALLINARDWEEGLRIAFRYQREDLVTELKNASAECASLLIGEYEEGLEKVGKYLTRYLAVRQRRLLLAAKIKAEESSMHNLDDDTASEASSNLSGMSAYSAGSRRSSAVTMSTTSGRKSREARRQKSRGKIRPGSPGEEMALVEHLKGMTLTAGPRSELKSLLISLVMLGKEETAKKLQRTAESFQLSQMAAVNLADDTISSDIINEQADTLENYVQALKSEVQKLEAFSWRYKVFPSP; from the exons ATGAATAATTTGAAGCTATATTCCGAGAGTTCTCTCAAACTCGAATTACAAACCAATGGAGAAGTCATACAATTCTCCGCCTTCGACATTGAACGGAACCgtctcttctttctttcctcCGCCAATTTCGTCTACACTACTCAGCTTACTTCGTTCCAT AATGAAAGAATGAAAAGCGTAGCCATGTTGCCTGCTGAAGTTCATCCTATAGATGTGGAAACTGGAGACTATGTTACGTCGTTTGATTATTTGATGGAGAAAGAAGCGCTGATAATGGGAACTCGTAATGGAGTTCTTTTGCTGTTTTCTGTGGATGGAAATGGGACTGAAATTGTTGGCATGGTGGAGGGTGGTGTGAAACGTATCTCTCCTAGTCCAGATGGTGATTTGTTATGCATAATTTCTGGCCTTCGGCAGATTTTGGTAATGACTCATGATTGGGATTTGATGTATGAGAACACTCTCGAGGATTTTCCTGAAG GTGAACCAAACTTTTCTGAGCAAAATGATTTTGAAGGTTCCATTTCTTGGCGAGGTGATGGGAAATACTTTGTGACTCTAAGCGATGTAGAAACTTCTAATTCTGCACTCAAGAAGCTCAAGATCTGGGAGCGAGATGGAGGTTCCTTGCATGCTTCATCTGAAGTAAAAACGTTTGTGGGAGGAGTTTTGGAATGGATGCCCAGTGGAGCTAAAATTGCAGCTGTTTATGATAAGAAAAGTGAATCTGAATGTCCAACTGTAGTATTTTTTGAAAGGAACGGATTAGAAAGAAGTTCATTTTGTATTAATGAGCGAATTGGTGCAAAAGTTGAACTTCTAAAGTGGAATTGCAGTTCAGATCTTCTTGCAGGTATTGTTAGATGTGAAAGTTATGATTCTGTTAAGATCTGGTTTTTCAGCAATAACCATTGGTACTTGAAGCATGAAATTCGGTACTCAAAGAAGGATGTGGTTAGGTTTGTATGGGATCCAACAAGGCCTCTTCAGTTATTTTGTTGGACAGTTAGTGGACAAATTACTATGCACAACTTTACGTGGAACTCATCTCTCATGGACAACTCAACAGCATTGGTCATTGATGATTCAAAGATACTAGTGACCCCTCTTTCTTTATCTCTCATGCCACCTCCTCTGTATTTATTCAGTTTGAAATTTTCATGTCCTGTCCGTGATGTGGCCTTTTTCTCTAAGAATTCTAAGAATTGTTTGGCTGCCTTGTTATCAGATGGCCTTTTATCAACTGTTGAGTTTCCTGCAGTTGATGTCTGGGAAGAACTAGAAGGAAAGGAATTTAATGTTGAAGCTTCAACTTCTGAATCAACATTTGGCTCCTTTCAACATATTGTCTGGTTGGACTTGCATAAACTTCTTGTTGTTTCTCATTATGGGTCTGACGATTATAATTACGTCTCTCAAGGCTCCCCAAACGAGGAACCTTTCGGATTTTGTTTATTGGAAATTGATCTTAAATCGCCCAAGGATCATGTTCTAGGTTTACCTACATGTTCTGGTTGGGGTGCGAGGATTTCTAATAGAAAATTTATTGAAGGACCAGTCATCTGTGTAGCTTCAAATCCTGCTGAAAATTGTTCTGCATTTGTACAGCTTAGTGGTGGAAAAGTTCTTAAGTATGTGTCTAGATCGGGCTTTCCTGGTGAATTTTTGAAGCAGGAGGATAAGAGGTTTTCATCATCTTGTCCCTGGATGAGCGTGGCGTTGGTGGATAATAATGGGTTGCTAAAGCCCCTTCTTTTTGGACTTGATGATGTTGGGAGGCTCCATTTGAATGGGATGGTAGTTTGCAACAATTGTAGTGGTTTCTCTTTTTACTCAAATTTGGGGGACCAAATAACTACGCATTTGGTTTTAGCAACTAAACAGGATATGCTTTGTATTCTCGACATTCCAGACGTATTGCATGAGAAAATAGAAGAGAAATACAATTTTTTCCAAGCTAGTAGCAaatgcaaagaagaagaaaatagaaactTCATCTATATATGGGAAAAAAGTGCCAAAATTGTTGGTGTTCTGCATGGTGATGCTGCTGCTGTTATATTACAAACAGCTCGAGGAAATCTAGAGTGCATATATCCAAGAAAGTTGGTAATGGCGTCTATCACTAATGCATTGATCCAAGGGCGCTTCAGAGATGCACTTCTTATGGTTAGGCGCCATAGGATAGATTTTAATGTCGTTGTTGATTACTGTGGTTTACAAGCATTTATCCAGTCTGCAGCAGAATTTGTGAAGCAAGTTAATAATTTTAACTACATCACTGAATTTGTTTGTGCCATAAAGAACAATGATGTAACAAAGACCCTGTATAAAAACTTCATATCCAGTTCATGCACGGATGACAATAAAATTGGAGCACCCAGGGAATCCAAAGATTCTTGTGTAAAAACCAAGGTGTCTATGGTTCTGCTGGCCATAAGGAAGGCTGTTGAGGAGCATATGATGGAAAGTCCAGCAAGAGAACTATGCATATTGACAACCCTTGCACGTAGTGATCCGCCAGCACTTGAAGAAGCTCTAGAGAGGATAAAAGTTATACGTGAAATTGAGCTGCTTAATTCTGATGATCCAAGGAGAACATCATATCCTTCTTCTGAAGAAGCTCTGAAACATCTCTTATGGTTGTCTGATCCAGATGCTGTTTTTGAGACTGCTTTAGGCCTTTATGATTTAAAACTTGCTGCTATTGTGGCAATAAACTCGCAGCGGGATCCAAAAGAATTTATCCCTTATCTTCAGGAACTGGAGAAGATGCCCTTCCCCTTAATGTGCTATAATGTTGACCTAAGATTGTCAAGATTTGAGAAAGCGTTAAAACATATCGTTTCAGCTGGGGAGGATCATTTTTCTGATTGTATAAACCTAATGAAGAAAAATCCTCAATTATTCTCTTTGGGACTTCAGTTGATCACAGATGCTAAGAGGAAATTAGTCCTTGAAGCCTGGGGAGATTATCTTAGTGATGTAAAATGTTTTGAAGATGCTGCAGAAACTTATCTGTGCTGTTCCAATTTGGAAAAAGCTTTGAAGTCATATCGTGCTAGTGGTAACTGGAGTCAGGTGTTTATAGTAGCCGGGTTTCTTAAAATGAGAGAAGATGAGATATTTCAATTGGCTCACGAACTCTGCGAGGAGCTTCAAGCCATTGGCAAACCAGGTGAAGCAGCTAAAATTGCTCTTGAGTACTGTGGGGATATCAACCGTGGGATGGCTTTGTTAATTAATGCTAGGGACTGGGAAGAGGGTTTGAGAATTGCTTTCAGGTATCAGAGAGAAGATTTAGTAACAGAGCTGAAGAATGCATCTGCAGAATGTGCAAGCTTGCTTATTGGTGAATATGAGGAAGGATTGGAGAAAGTAGGAAAATATTTAACTCGATATTTAGCTGTTCGACAGAGAAGATTACTTCTGGCTGCTAAAATCAAGGCAGAGGAAAGTTCAATGCATAATCTTGATGATGATACTGCGTCAGAAGCTAGCAGTAATTTGAGTGGAATGAGTGCTTACTCAGCTGG GAGTAGAAGGAGTTCGGCTGTTACCATGAGCACAACTTCTGGTAGGAAGTCAAGAGAGGCAAGACGACAGAAAAGTAGAGGAAAAATCCGTCCAGGAAG TCCTGGTGAGGAGATGGCACTTGTAGAGCATTTAAAGGGCATGACTCTAACTGCTGGGCCTAGGTCTGAGCTAAAATCATTGTTGATTTCCCTTGTGATGCTGGGAAAGGAAGAAACTGCAAAGAAGCTCCAACGAACTGCAGAGAGCTTTCAACTTTCACAAATGGCAGCTGTAAACCTTGCTGATGATACTATTTCTAGTGATATAATAAATGAACAGGCAGACACATTGGAGAATTACGTACAAGCATTGAAGAGTGAAGTCCAAAAATTGGAAGCTTTCTCATGGCGTTATAAAGTATTCCCTTCTCCATGA